The following coding sequences lie in one Oncorhynchus gorbuscha isolate QuinsamMale2020 ecotype Even-year linkage group LG10, OgorEven_v1.0, whole genome shotgun sequence genomic window:
- the iqcc gene encoding IQ domain-containing protein C, translating into MEGRECTFILFQAHARGYLMRKEINCARSEFEDIVRDIDGEVNHLEWKGHIIAIPHFKDGGPSGIFTKKHAEEAPDGGSHSLEQPGEREGAQLMSDRLEPERDDPYSHGRASISRGSSRPSSCPPGGERETDGSQGEQLDGGGVLESTGDTTTVWSSLGRDGCFQKGSQQWRSLAQDEPHTPEALQLHRNTLAMEMLWLQQAIASRKKYLSLKESLNIS; encoded by the exons ATGGAGGGACGCGAGTGTACTTTCATACTTTTTCAG GCACACGCTCGTGGATATCTCATGAGAAAGGAGATCAACTGCGCACGTTCAGAGTTTGAGGACATTGTGAGAGATATCGATGGAGAAGTGAACCACTTAGAGTGGAAGGGGCACATTATTGCCATTCCTCACTTCAAAGAC gGTGGCCCATCTGGTATCTTCACCAAAAAACATGCGGAAGAAGCACCAGACGGGGGAAGCCATTCTCTGGAGCagccaggggagagagaaggggcacAGCTTATGTCCGATAGGCTAGAACCAGAGAGAGATGACCCCTACAGCCATGGACGGGCATCCATCTCCAGGGGCTCCTCCAGGCCTTCTTCTTGTCCAcctgggggtgagagggagactgATGGCAGTCAGGGGGAGCAGCTGGATGGCGGAGGCGTGCTGGAGAGCACAGGGGATACGACCACTGTCTGGAGCAGTCTGGGTCGAGATGGTTGTTTTCAGAAAG GTTCCCAGCAGTGGCGTAGTCTGGCCCAGGACGAGCCCCATACCCCTGAAGCCTTGCAGCTACACAGGAACACTCTGGCCATGGAGATGCTATGGCTTCAACAAGCTATTGCCAGCCGTAAAAAA tacctgTCACTGAAAGAGAGTCTGAATATTTCCTAA